The Coffea arabica cultivar ET-39 chromosome 2c, Coffea Arabica ET-39 HiFi, whole genome shotgun sequence genome includes the window actctcaattttccttctcgaagttcttaaagcaactcaaactctcaaaaatttcagaattaaTTACCTTGTAAACAAGTAacaagacacaaagcagaattttgcaAATCTTAGAAAAAAACTCTCTACCCGAAGCTAGAATTCTTTTTGAGCTGCTAtttttgctgagtttctggtcagtGTTTTGGAGGTAAGTGGTGCGTTTGGGGTGCTCAAATAATGTATGAACCAGTTCTCAAATTTCAGTTAAATCGGCTCCAAAGACAAAACAGAATtgaaaaccaatcaagatttagagactcaagttttgggaaaccaatcaagatttggaaactaatcaagaattggaaaccaagCAAGAattgaaaactcaagatttggaaaacttgatttcctttgtgtgagagccgattccttctcttcttcctttattttcgttctctctcttttttttttttttttttttgcttcggctcttcaaggaatacaaattcaggtcacaccaataagttcaagaaaatggatgaaaagttatgcaaatttcaagaagatcttagttcttgatttattgttcaaaaactttcaaaacaagacttggtggtccaagaacttcaaaaatttgttcaagaagttcaagaaCTTTCCCAAATTACGTTGTGGTAtttagggtttgcaagaacaataaccaatactcaagaaataggcaaaacaaaatttcaacaatactcaaaagaaaattccagcaatactctagtAAGTTGGACACTAAAACAACATAAGGTatatgactcttttttttttttttttgtctttaaaccctaacaacccaaacacaagATTAATAGACCCAAGAacttggacagaaaacacaaaaaaagacaacacccatacagatttttttttctcggacgaacagtaacgtgaacagtacgctacagtaCGATAAACAGTATTCGgtacagtaacgatgaacagtaatcgctatAGTAACGATGAATAGTAatcgctacagtattttttttttgacaaaagacacaaattaacaaaatatgaacaacttcaattaaaagagaattaacctgatgctctgattaccaactgatgagcaaccctaggggaagaccctcctagaccctcccaaccttgtaattatcagagttggaccttttctcctaatggaaattgaactcgaattgttctcatgaactcaagacctctgacacacaaagtcAATCAGCAAGcttaagcaaataatgatggatgaagagacaccacgattagggaacaaactaatcgataaagtcagatttgaattctaagcaatgaactcaagaattcaagagtaagttcgattaagaacttgaaggaaaaaatcctcacgatttctggttgtaatatttCGTCTTTTCACTCATAcaataggtgccttttataggctaaaactagggcaaatccgacccacataaacctggaataggaattcggtccgcataaagagctaGCTCTTTAAGACTTctcgataaggcccaataagtaataaaatactcaacgactaacaactactaaactaggcagTCTTAAAATAACTACCAACTAAgttaacaagtatgagatcattctttcacttcaaacatacaagtgaacaaggtaacttcatggtccatcaaatcttcaaacttagcttgctccttgcttgtatggtaaATGATCAAGACTTGTAAAACTTCCCtcaccttcttggttcttgatcttgtcatcggaccaccaatgttgatcaaagggtccTTGACCTAAGGTTGAAGGTGTTGTACACCCGTATCCACATCACAACCCCTGAAAATCGCAAACCctacattggggcaaatttagttttgaaaaaaaaagaaaaaaaatcccacACTggaacaaatttaatttttaacgGAAggccgaaagaaaagaaaataaacaaaagaaaacctcaattaaaaataaatttgggcaaattttgaaaaatttcaaaagatgaaTAGAATGACAgaagacaaaaaaaagaaaaaatgaaagaaaagagaactttAGTTGAGAATAAACTAGTGTAAGTTTTGATTTAACCTTAAAATAAGGTTGGCACAATAATGCGATTTTAGATCatttaaactatttttgaaATCCGCCTTCAAACCTTAACTTTTTTAAGCACCCCAccgaccccattacaaaagtcgaAAGTTCTGACTTCTGTTTTTTGCCATATctttgtcaagaaattttctaattaacTGGTACATGATGTTCATATACTGATGCGagaaaaatttttagatatgtttctgaattgattaggtttGAGATTGACACTGCTCATCAGGTGAAAATTCACAAGGACACcttcaaaaaggaaaagagatcattataaaaaaataacaaaaaagggaaaaagaagaagaaagaaaagaaaagtcaagaaaaaaaaaagagaagagagaaagaagaaggaaagaaaataaaaatatgggGGTAATCTTAGTGCAGACCCGAAAGGGCACTAAGATATGGTTTCCCAAGGAAAGCAAAGAAGGTAATAACTGGCAATTCAGTTCATTTGGATTCCTATTCACATTGAAATTTTTTTGCCAGCATTGAATTCCCGACGGACAATATCTAAAATGTCAAACAGGACAATTTGTTTGAGGTCAAAGTATTTTGGTTATCAAATATAGATTGTTGAGTTTATGATTCATCACTCTAAGATTATTTTTCCTTCAATACAAGTTGATGGTTATTTTTGGCACTACAttgacttttattattttgtataaaagaaaatttttagatGTTGTATGGTTTCATTTGTCTCATTGGATTTTATCAAATAACAATCTCCACGGTTTATCGAAAGTGCATATGTATAAATTTTCATATTGAATTAGCATTGGAAGCTAAGACAGCCTGGATATGATTTGCAGCACAAGGCTAGATTTTGCAGCATCGAGGACAAAACATTAAAATATTCATGTTTACACGTTTCTTAAAAGCTAGACAGGTCGAATTGTGGTGACattatttgttctttcttttgcaggtcCTTACGTGttttaaataacaaaatttgggcaaattttttatatcCTCGTGGAATGTCGTTCAAGAATTGAATATTTATGGTTCAGATCGAGGAAGAGGTGTGAATCAAATTCTTAAGGAGGAACAAAAATGCCATAATGCAAAGTGCATGATCGGTTGCACAACAATTGGttgaaactggggcaaatttttcaaaatattctccaagtgagtATTCAAAAACTTTTTCATGCACTAACGCTTCTTTCTTggcaatttaatttcctgttggtgagtctcagcgtcttCCACGCACCCTTCTACCCTCTCTCTTagcaatttaatttcctgttagTGAGTCTCAACTTCCGCCGCGCACCCTTTTACCCCCTTCTTGGCAATGTAATtacctgttggtgagtctcagcgtccaccgtgCACCTTTCTACCCCCTTCTTAGTAATGTAATTTCCTGTttgtgagtctcagcgtccgccACGTGCCCTTCTACCTCCCTTCTATCCCATTTCTTGGAGCGTAACCGCGTCTCTCCGCACATCTTTTTCTAATTATGTCAATTTAATTTGCTTGACCGTTTTGACTAAAAATTGTGCTTTCTCATGATTAGAAGTTCTGAGAGTTCAGACTCCTTCGATTCTGCAAAGATCATAAGTGGTCAATGCACTTGTTTCATTATAGTTCACTGGTATTTGAACTATATTTGACCTGATTCCCATAACGGGATACGTAGGTAACTTTACACGAGTTCGGTCGTGTCTCTTGTAATATTATTGCATTATTCTCGCCCAATAATTTTAGCTAAGTGTTGGTTTGTTATTTTAGCTTAGGTGCAGTTAGAAGAGACAAATAAGTATTTTGACGTCTACGTTTTTGTCTCTAATTTCTttgaaactcagacaaagaggggcaagttgtagataccaaaatttcaatgctatttaatttaatttaattttattttattttcattaatcaaaAATTGCAAAGTGATAGTTAGCTATTTTTATTGAATTAGGGTTCATTTTCTATTAAATAATTTtcgaaaaaagaaaagtctcacaaaaatttgtttttaagtttttcaaattcaatttcttccaaataaagTGGAAATTTACAAAGCAATTTCAATTAGTAGTCTAACATTTTATTTAccctaaatttatttttaaaaaaataaaaagaaaaacaaaaataggtGGAATGCATGTAATATGGTTAGGTGGAGTGCATGTAAATGATCCATGTGATTTTGACATTTTGCACATCACAACATTCAAAGGATAGGTGGCAAGACAGGTGGAAGATGGAGAAAGATCtggaaacaaaagggaaaaatcaggaaaacaaggcaaaagggagCGAGCAAGAGAAAgcaaagggaagaaaaaagaaggagaaaggaaaaaaaagaagagggtTTTCgctgagaaagaaagaaaagggagaaagaaagaaaaactgaggAGGGAAACAAGGGAACCTAGGGAAAATCTGGGAGAGAGGTTCAGGCCAAACAAGAGAGAataggaagaaaggaaaaaagaagaaaaagagaagaaggaagAGAAGGCTTCGAGCGAGGGGAGTTTTGGGAAGAAAGGGTGGAGGAGGGGAATCTGCtggagcaagaaaggaagagagaaactgggaggaaaagaagaaaaagggtttcgggaaaagagaggaaaaagagaagaaaggaaataaaaaggagaaaaccagaaaaagagaggaaaaagggaGGAAGTTTGGGGAGGATTAGGGAGAAAAACAGAAAGGCAaacgaaaggaaaagaaagacaaacaaagagaaaagagggaagagagaatttctgcaaattttttttcagaATCAGGTTGGATTTTCATCACCTTGAGATGCAATTTTCACAATTGAATCGATCTCTTCTTGGATGTTTTAAGCAATCTAGGATATTGATGAAGTGAGGGGAGCAATTTTTATTTAGACATTGTGGAGAAAAAGCGTCAGGAAAGCCTCCAAATTTGCCTTCCAAAGTCGTGGATCGGTTTGACTGATGCATCTACAAATCTgcaaaaattcttcaaaaagtGTCTCTGTTCGTTCCTTTGGCTCTCATCACATCTAGGATTCATCTTTAGGTAAATCTTACGCGTTTTCCTCATTCATTCCAGTTCACATGCAAAGATTAAACTCATCAAAAAGGAATTTTTCTTTAGATTATTGCCTCGCAAGTCCATAGTGTTGGTTGTatgatttggttgggtttgatgCATCTTATTTGACTAACAAATAATGAGGTTTAGAAGTTGATGAGAAACTTATCTATCTTGAATGTGTGTCCTTGTTGCTTTTGCACGTCTTGTGGCTCATAAtcaaagctttgttttgagaatTTTTGTTGGAAACTTATGAATAAAAAAGCCGTcagctttcttgctttctttcctCCGTGAAACTGAATGGATGTGATCCATGGGTTGTGGGTTCTTTTCCTAGTATCTTGTTTGTTTTTCATGATTTGGGTTTTAGGCTGTTTTCTTGAAGGGTTGGGTTTGAAGTTTTAGCCAATGTTCATCtcactttgctgcatttttatgTCCAGTTACCTTGTTAGATTTCTGGGGATAGATAATTGTGTTTAGGTGATGTTAATAACGATGGGGTAGAAGTTCTTGCATTTGGTTTTAGTTGTCGAATTAGTAGACGTTGCTTGAGTTATTTCGCACAAACATATCTAGGCGAATGAGGAAAGATTGCTGAAGTCTCAAAGCAACGAAAGTTGCAGAAAGCTTCTTCGTAAGAttgcatgaaaatttcagaaaaattgcattttagACCTTCAAGTCTTAAGTAATGCTATGGGCTAAGAATATGGAAAACTCaatcaattttaccctttttgaaATTCAATCAATCCTTTTATATTTTAACCATGTTTTAGACCTATTGCTGCTATGGCCCAAGAATATGGAAAACTCAATCAttaatttgcattttgtttgataAAGTTGAATCAACTACTTGGTTTGAATTAACTAttaatttgcattttgtttgaattaactatttgtttagtttaaatggcatttaatttgaaaattttaggaACCTTGAGTTGACTTCAAATGATTTGTTTTGTGTTTATCAAagaaattggtaccttgaccatttcctttgttttgaggataaaaaagagaattttcattttattaggtcaccaattcaagggaggtacactctactgcttattttttattttaattgatcctaTGAGaatttatgtgtgtaattgcatgtttttatgttttttattatttattttgttttgtttatttattcactttatttgtttcttttaatttcatatattcattttaatttaatttttgattatttaAGAGTCAATTAAATGttaaattgtaatagttagattattattttattttgtttcgttctttccctcttagattgtagttagggtccccaaatgtaatagttaggcctTTATTTGCTCTTATTTGCTTTGtatgtgcttgcatgtttaCGTGTTTACTCACTTTCTTAGGGTTTTTGCATCTATATATCATGCTCATGTGCTATGTGCTCTATGTGatctatgtgtttacttgcttttatcatattttatatgatttattaattataataaatgcatgatatcaccacactagtccaatgctagttgtgggtCTTTATTCCAATTTCTCACTAGTCTACTGCTAGTTAGAGCTTATAGACATGTGTTAGTCTAACACTAGATCCTTAGGAACCGTTCACGcattagatcatgtttgtgcggtaaaatcactacatttcatgcacaTTTTCTACTTTTAGGATCCTTAccattttgtatgatattttccttatatatatcCTTTATCCCTATATGTAAAATATGACATTTAgacgtgcatttcatttaagaaaattagaactaggatattttttttttggctaactcCGTCCATGAGGGGGGGATGCCACCCCCGCTTTTATTCATAAATCACAAAATacaatgtttcttgcattaaggGGTTCGCACCCTCCTAACAGAAGGAGCTCTCATGCTATCTAGGCTAATTCCTCCACGAGCCAGCCTCAGCCATTCATTCCAATGCTCATAGAGCTTAACAACATGGTGGGGGTGTGCTACCTCAACATTAGCCAGAATATCTGTCACATTATTTGCCTTTCTGAAACAATGGACAAGTCTCGACGGATCTCCTGCCAGCTTCCATATTTGCTGGACCTCCCAGCGGATATGCCAATGACAGTGAAGCTGGAGTTGAAGAATCCCCACCAAAACTAGAAAATCCAGTTGAATGCTAACATTCATGAACCCCTTTTGAGCATATATCTGAAGCCCCGTTAGAAGTGCCAGCGTTTCTGCCTGGACGCTAGATGTCACTCCAAAAAAAGCCGAGAACCCTACCATGGGGTGTCCCGATGGATCCCGTAGCACTCCTCCGCCACCACATGGCCCAGGATTACCCTTGGAGCAGCCATCCGTGTTCAGGGTAAGTGCTCCCATTGCAGCTGGCTCCCAACAAACAAGTTTGAGCTCGAAACGCCGCTCCGACTGAGACGACCAATCACACAACTGCAAGAATGATCGAGCCCCAACATGTTGCTTGAACTGCCCTTCAAGAAGTAATTTGGTCTCCAAAAAAATATCTTGGCAAATAGAAGGAGGATGCAGTTGAATGCCCTCAAAAACTGCTCTATTCCTAGCCTTCCAAATGTGCCAACAAAGTATGCTCGGGAGAGTATGATTGATAAGTGgatatttaacgtacattttgtatGAATTTGGCATTAATTTTTGGTATGATCTGAGAAGAttaagccatatttgaactcttttggtgataattgcttaaatattgattaaggtttcaaaaattgataaatgagtgaattaatgcattaattttgtgaaattgtgaaggtaattgatgtatgaaattcatgcacatccagaggacaaagtatacaagaaattgggagcaaaaatgtagaaaaaaaggaagaagtgaaaaactggaaaaatgttCAACACGGATCCGATCTCGGATCCGTGTGAATAAGAGGGATCCgacccctcgtctgtacttctggcggagcgcatccgaggtcaggacgatccgacctcggatccattaTGAAATCCCTCGGATCCctcggatccgagctcggatccattttcactcctcggatccgagactcggatctgtctctctcctcAGCAAGTGTCACAGctgtttttctttacctttttcaCAACTTTCCACCTATTTTGAGGGccagaaatcggtggcacattcttctgcaacaaaagagaagaccaaatgagtatggacaaaaggaaatatcatatctttgacttctttttacaaaatctgagtggaggaaattatgaagtgagaggaatggaatttcttccaccttttatgcagaaacacagaGGAGAAGCCTGGAataccatacgtagctagttttctttcttgtatCTAATTTTCTCTCTAGATAGGAGTTCTTGGAGAAGTACTTGGAGAGTTTCACTTATAATCATATTGTgcaagaacatagcaggaattggagagtttcaccttcaattggctaagctttcttttatctttcttatacttgtactttatgaggttttgcattaataaacttgtgagtttgattgttaaatcattcatgagtagctaaactccttcatctagggagtagatgaaacttatggctaaataatactaattgaatgtgatctacacttgttatatcttgtattaacttgtctacttatgtagctgtgattacttgttattgattgatcaccaatagcatgtttatagtgttattattcaatgagaattggtaataacaattgaaacacatgagtagagcttgagttgtatgttcatgaaaatagagatacacttaggtggattattcagcatttcatgaaataaaacggagtagtagtagtatttcaccatgaaaatagggaaatctatattgctctaggccatttcatcatgaaaatgagacttggtaatcttggaaataaatctctggttaagcaagaataatagcaagaaGTAAATCCATTCATGTGTgtagtttatgccataagtggaatctacatccctagaatcttccttaagtgaaatttctctatttgcatTAAGCATTTGTGAACTAGATTTGTAtatcagatttgtagattacagcatTATACTTTCTATGCTCAAATTatttgtaagtctaaataatagagaaaacaatggcttagtaattgtttaatttgctcctcgtgggatcgacccgatacgcatcttgtactacaattgcgacctgtataattgcagtccaacgggtgtaaaatcggaattaaacttgcattgatacaaaaatcccgtcaagtttttggcgccgttgccggggagcgaCAATATTAGGGCCTAATCACCTCtattaattttgatattttcatttttttatttattcaagttgttgaatttaagctgcaaaatttctcttgtttttgtttgtagtgtatgcaccgatCAAATCGAGAAATCGCATCTTTCGATCCAGAAATTGAGAGGACACTACGTAGACAAAGGAGGCACACACAAcagcaagaggaacaagagatttggcaaccaatagaggaaattttgatagaactaccatttgaagaagaaatggccgAAAACGAAGCAATTAGGCGAGTTCTACGAGATTATGCTCTACCGGGaacacaaggatctcaaacGAGCATAGCAAGGCCTACGGTAAATGCTaacaattttgagattaaaccatcacttatccaaatggttcaacaatctcaatttggaggtaatgcagtagaagatcctaatacacacttagctacattcttggaaatttgtgatacaattaaaatgaatggagttagtgatgatgctataaggctaagattgttcccattttcattgagagataaAGCCAAACTTTGGATACACTCTCATGCTCCTAATACTTTCACCGGATGGGATGATTTATCAAGAGCATTCttaaataagtattttccaccaggtaagactgctaagctaagaatggatatcactagttttagccaattggaaggtgaatcattatatgaagcatgggaaaggtttagagatttgcttcggaaatgtccacatcatggactgccggagtggttaatcatacaaaccttctataatggtttagttttttctactaaaactatgatcgatgcagctgcaggtggagctttaatgggtaaatcacccCAAGAACCTCATgatttgatagaagaaatggcagcaaataattaccaatgggccaatgagagaggtaatacaagacgtcacgcaggtatgatagaaatggacactctcaatATGCTGAGTGCTCAAATGAATAATATGATGAAGTTGCTAAATAGACAAGGTGGAGTTggtccaagttcatctaatgcacATGCAGCATGTTGTTCTATATGTGGAGGTGAACATGATAttaatgagtgtgttgattctgagcaggtacaatttgtcaataattacaacCGAAATGCTCCAAATAATCCCTACTCGAATACTTACAATCCggggtggagaaatcatccaaactttggatggaaAGATCAAGGCAATCAACAAAGGCCAACCAATCCGCCGGGATTTCAACCAAGGCAACCACAGGCTGAAACTAAACCAAGTTGGGAGATCGCGGTGGAAAAACTTGCTAAGGTGACTTCGGATAGATTCGAGCGAGTTGAGGGGCGGTTGGACCAATTAGCTGGGATGTACAGAAACTTGGAGgttcaaattggtcaaattgccaATGTGATCAACAATAGAAACCCTGGTGAATTACCAAGTAAAACCGAAGTGAATCCGAGAGAGCATGTCAATGCAATCATTCTTAGAAGCGGCAAAACGGTTGAGGGATTCGATTTTGAAAATTCAGGTGGTGAAAAAGACAAGAAGCAAGCAATTGAAGGGGAGCAAGAAAGTCAAAATGATCATGTTATCATTGATATTGATGCACTTCATCCCAAATTAAATTCTAATGTGATACCTTTTCCTCACAGGTTGAAGAAAGATGGACAGGATCGGGAGTTtgaaaagttcttcaaaatgtttaaacaattgcacattaacattcctttcaTTGATGCTATAACACAGATTCCCTCTTATGCACGTTTCTTGAAAGACATCATgtcaaagaagaggaaaattgtAGATAATGAGATGATAGCATTAACGGAAGAGTGTAGTGCATTGATTAAGAATAAACTCCCTCCTAAATTGAAAGATCCGGGAAGTTTTTCTATTCCTTGCACTATTGgtcaattgcatttttctaatgCTTTATGTGATTTAGGTGCAAGTGTGTCACTTATGCCGTTATCGGTTGCCCGGAGATTGGGACTTCAAGAGCTAAAAGCTACCAATATTACATTGCAATTGGCGGATCGGTCAATCACACGTCCCATGGGTATTTTGGAAAATGTGCTCATAAAGGTAAGACAATCTATAATACCTGTGGATTTTGTTGTCTTAGATATTGAAGAAGATGTGAGAatgccaattattctaggacGACCGTTTTTAGCCACTGCACGAACTATAATTGATGTAGAAAAAGGTAAGCTTATATTACGGATTAATGGTGAGGAATTGGAATTCAATTTGGATAATAAAGAAGGGAATATAGAGCCTACTGCTCTTGTTTCTAATATGCCATATGATGAAAAGGTTAACCAAGAAAGGATCGAAGaagttaaatttataaatgtcctTGGTACTAACTTTCATGGTGTAGGAACAAAGGAGGAGAAGataaggatggaagttggcttaataaattcgccattccatgaagaaaatggtgaaaagtTGAGCCAATTCAGAAAAGACAAGCAAAATCCACTCCAAGGTGAAGTTGAGCCTCTCTATGACAAGTCTAATATTTCTCCTTGGCATTTGAGGAAATTGGACTATGAAGATCAATGCATGGTTCACCACATGGTGGATTGGCTCGGGAGTTTCAACCCATGGGGAGAAAATCTCTCTCTAATGCTCTAAAGTGATTCAACTTTttcagtcgagccaacgactataaacaaaagcgctaattgggaggcaacccaataataattgtgtatttgtgtgtttttatgtgtttcttacattttggtgggatttaattaactaattagatGTATTTCACTTGTTTGTAGGAGATACGGGAGTTTTATCATCCATTTTGGAGGTGCACTTGAAGAacatgttggcagggagtttttcTTACCAGCTTGTGTTTTAAGTGCTTAAAATTCCCatgcatatacatacattgtgcATTTCAAGTATATTTAAGTGAGTTTTGGTGATATCATGGTTATAAAGGctcatggactcatttgatATACATTTAATGCCCAAAACTGCCATT containing:
- the LOC113728977 gene encoding uncharacterized protein, coding for MYVKYPLINHTLPSILCWHIWKARNRAVFEGIQLHPPSICQDIFLETKLLLEGQFKQHVGARSFLQLCDWSSQSERRFELKLVCWEPAAMGALTLNTDGCSKGNPGPCGGGGVLRDPSGHPMVGFSAFFGVTSSVQAETLALLTGLQIYAQKGFMNVSIQLDFLVLVGILQLQLHCHWHIRWEVQQIWKLAGDPSRLVHCFRKANNVTDILANVEVAHPHHVVKLYEHWNEWLRLARGGISLDSMRAPSVRRVRTP